In one Plasmodium falciparum 3D7 genome assembly, chromosome: 14 genomic region, the following are encoded:
- a CDS encoding rifin, producing the protein MKLHYTKILLFFFPLNVLLTSYHAHNKNKASITPHHTRSTTSRLLSEYDTESSIYDSDEDINSVKEIFERQTSRRFEEYEERMITQRQKYKEQRDKDIQKIILKDKMEKNLAKKIEKGCLRCGFGLSGVAGSIGLFGAVAINIWKPAALKAAIAKAITEGTADIAAAGVKAGEVTGKVLVISGLKRMGISTLDGKDLGTYFATTSYKNITNITQAVSSEYVQKCISASSGSVRFRLVDAQRDIHFCHSVWKQTSAVSTPKKGISYKEVIERTVETMVSKAEGPANTAAEIAEAANKLAIEEAQEKVMEATIYNWYTTIGYSILAILIIVLIMLIIYLILRYRRKKKMKKKAQYTKLLNE; encoded by the exons atgaaactgCACTAcactaaaatattattatttttctttccaTTAAATGTATTGTTAACATCATATCAT gcacataataaaaataaagcatCCATCACACCACATCATACACGAAGTACTACGTCACGATTGTTAAGCGAATATGACACAGAATCGTCAATTTATGATAGTGATGAGGATATCAATTCAGTGAAGGAAATTTTCGAACGGCAAACATCACGACGTTTTGAAGAATACGAAGAACGTATGATAACACAAcgacaaaaatataaagaacaaCGTGACAaagatatacaaaaaattattttaaaagataaaatggaGAAAAACTTagcaaaaaaaatagaaaaaggtTGTCTTAGGTGTGGATTTGGGCTATCAGGTGTTGCAGGAAGTATTGGATTATTTGGTGCGGTTGCTATAAATATCTGGAAACCTGCGGCACTTAAGGCCGCTATTGCGAAAGCTATAACTGAGGGTACTGCTGACATTGCAGCTGCAGGTGTTAAAGCAGGTGAGGTTACAGGTAAGGTATTAGTTATTTCAGGATTAAAACGAATGGGTATATCAACTCTAGATGGTAAGGATTTGGGAACCTATTTTGCTACAAcatcttataaaaatatcacAAACATTACTCAAGCTGTTTCTAGTGAATATGTACAGAAATGTATATCTGCTTCTTCAGGGAGTGTGCGCTTCCGTTTAGTTGACGCTCAGCGTGATATTCATTTTTGCCATTCGGTGTGGAAACAAACTTCAGCTGTATCAACACCAAAAAAGGGTATTTCATATAAGGAAGTTATAGAAAGAACTGTAGAAACTATGGTGTCAAAGGCCGAAGGACCTGCTAATACAGCCGCTGAGATTGCTGAAGCTGCTAATAAATTAGCTATTGAAGAAGCACAAGAGAAAGTTATGGAAGCTACAATTTACAATTGGTACACCACAATTGGTTACTCCATCCTTGCCATATTAATTATAGTTTTAATTatgttgataatatatttgattttacGTTAtagacgaaaaaaaaaaatgaagaaaaaagcccaatacacaaaattattaaatgaataa
- a CDS encoding stevor, with protein MKMYYLKMLLFTFLINTLILPHYENYLNNDYNVSFIQNKTKRATIKSRLLAQTQIHNPHYHNDPELKEIIDKMNEEAIKKYQETHDPYKQLKEVVEKNGTKYTGGNDAEPMSTLEKELLETYEEIFGNESDMLKSGMSPNVDEKSSTCECTDINNIKLGKTKGRDKYLKHLKHRCIGGICSCTLGSALLAYIGTVAAKVAVIGSFGDTVKNCISSISILHMLTYDSMNLAMQSVNAAGSVTCVSDLAGATGTAYAIFVPCGITALVLLILAVVLIIIYIWLYRRRKRSWKHECKKHLCK; from the exons atgaagatgtaTTATCTAAAAATGTTATTGTTtacctttttaataaatacattaataTTACCACATTAT gagaattatctaaataatgattataatgtAAGTTTCATTCAAAACAAGACCAAAAGAGCAACGATAAAATCAAGACTTTTAGCACAAACCCAAATCCATAATCCGCATTATCATAATGATCCAGAACTCAAAGAAATAATTGATAAAATGAACGAGGAAGCAATCAAAAAATACCAGGAAACTCATGATCCATATAAACAATTGAAAGAAGTAGTAGAAAAAAACGGAACAAAATATACAGGTGGTAATGATGCAGAACCAATGTCAACGctagaaaaagaattattggAAACATATGAAGAAATTTTTGGTAACGAAAGTGATATGTTGAAGTCGGGTATGAGTCCAAATGTTGATGAAAAATCTTCAACATGTGAATGTACTgacattaataatataaaactaGGAAAAACAAAAGGAAGAGATAAGTATTTAAAACACCTAAAACACAGATGTATAGGGGGAATATGTTCTTGCACACTAGGTAGTGCACTCTTAGCATATATAGGTACGGTAGCTGCAAAAGTTGCTGTCATTGGTTCATTTGGAGATACGGTTAAGAATTGCATATCCTCTATTTCTATATTGCATATGCTTACTTATGATTCTATGAATTTAGCTATGCAATCAGTTAATGCAGCAGGCTCTGTAACTTGTGTTTCTGATTTAGCAGGAGCTACAGGTACTGCTTATGCAATTTTCGTTCCTTGTGGTATTACAGCTTTGGTTCTACTTATATTAGCTGTTgtacttataataatatatatatggttatatagaagaagaaaaagatcaTGGAAACATGAATGCAAGAAACATTTATGTAAgtaa